The genomic window AATTACCCAGGCAAGCAGAGGAAAAACGACTATAATGAGGGGGTTATAGGAAAAAGCTACGGTGAATTTGCCCTTGAGGATAGCGGCAATTGCCCTGGTGATACCACAGCCAGGGCAATTATGTCCGCTAATGTTTTTAATGAGGCACAGGCTGCGTCCCTGTTCCAAGCTTGCCAGCGGTGTGAGCGCCAGAAAGAGGGTCAGGCCTGTGATCCAGATTATCGAGAATATCGCTCGTGAGAGCTTAGTTTTTCTTAACCAACGGGTTACCGTTCGCATCGCGGAAAGACCCGGTGATGATCTGGATCAGATCGATAAGAGTCCAAATTCCACACCCGCCGACAGTTAAAATCTGGATGATGCCGATAACAGTGTGTCCGGTGTAGAATCTGTGGATCCCGAGGGGTCCAATAAAGAGACAAAGTAAAAGAGCAGTGAGCCAATCCTTACCTTCGCCCTCGACTATGGGGGCGTTTTGGTTGATCTGTACGCCGCAGGATGGGCAGATAACAGCTTTGGGGTCGACTTCTTTTCCACAATTTGTGCAGTGCATGTGTTTCTCCTATAAGTGTCTTTTTTTTGCGGGGGAAGCAGGATCAGTCCAATTTGGAGGGAAATTCCAAAACGCAGTCCAGCCTAACCGCAAGCTTTGAGACATTTCAACCCACCCCCCAAGATTGTCAATGAAAAGTTTTGACTGGAAATTGTCGAATCATCTCAACATCGTTTAAATGAACACGATAGTCACAAAAAAACCGCGACCAATTGGACGCGGTAATCATTGGAATTGTTAATAAAACCAGTCTATTTAACTGAGACCACTTCCTTCACTTCGGGGATCTCTTCCTTCACAATGCGTTCGATTCCGGCTTTGAGGGTGAGCGTGGCCATCGGGCAGCCGCGACAAGCGCCGGTGAGGCGGACCTCAACCACGTTATCTTCGCGAATGTTCACCAATTCAACATCTCCACCGTCAGCTTGGATGGCAGGGCGAACCTTGTCCAGAACTTCTTCAAGTTTGGTTTTGTCGATCATGTTATGTTCCTTTTATATGATAATCTTGTTGCGGATAATCTAATCCGGAAAAGCTGGCAAGGCAAGCGTCCGGGACATATTTATTTAAATCCTTAAACCCGACTTCGATTATGGTCGGGATTATATATCGCAAGCTCTGTGGCTCTGAGCCTTACAACTCTGGCAATCCCAAAGCCAAACAAAAAACGCGGAAGGCAAAACTCCCGCGTTTATTATTGTATGTTTACCGATAAATGCAATTTTACAGTTTGTAGGAAATTCCAACCTTTCCGCCGGAAACCGTTCCACCGCCAAACTCAACATTCACGCCCAGTTGGTCTGTGAAGTAATAGCGGCCGCCGACCTGGAGACCCAAGTGCAAGCCGGAGTTGTAGCTATTGGAATATTCATTGTCTGCCAGCCACATGTCGAAGCCGAGGTTGAGTCCTGCGTAGAAGTCGGTGTTTGAGGGTAGATTCAGCAGGTTCACAAAGTGATAGTTTCCATTGGCATAGATGCCCACCCAAGTGCCATGATCTTGGAAACGGGCGGAAGCTTCACCACCAACCGTGATATCAGGGTTGACGCCATAATCCAAGCCCACATAAACGGGCAGGCCATAATTTGTGAAGCCTGTGCCAACGTTGAGTTGCATTTGGCCGGTGTTCAGCGGCAGGGCGAACATGGCAGCCACGCCGATGGTCAGAACGATCAAAATAAGTGTCTTTTTCATTTTCAATTCCTTTTTGTTTGAAATCGTTTGAGGAGGTTTACCATCAAACGTCATTGTTTAACCATAATAATAATCCACTTTCTTAAAGCTGGCAAATTTATATTTGAAACCCGCTTCATTTGAGGGCTAAAAAAGTAACTCAAGAATAAGCGGCGCAGCCCGGAAAGACCAAAAGCTCCGATTTATAAATTGTGGAAGCCGGAACTGCCTCAGAGCTGAAGAAGTCCCGGCTCCCATTTTTTTTATTTCAGAAGCAGCATGCGGCGCGTTTGGCTCTGACCACCCGCGTTTAATTTGTAAAGATAGATTCCGGAAGCCACGGGATGTCCCGTGTCGTCGCGTCCGTCCCAAACCAGGCTGTGGTTTCCAGCGTTCAAGCTGTCATTCCAAAGGGTTTTCACAAGCTGGCCCCTACTGTTGTAGATGGCAAGCTCGGCATGAGATGAAGCCGGGATGGAGAAAGCCAGCGTGGTGCTTGGATTGAAAGGATTGGGGAAGTTTTGCTGGAGCTGGAAAAGCGGCGGCAAGGCGGGATCATTGCCGGAAAGGTAGGGATCCGGAGGATTGGTGGTGAATTTGATTGCCAGTCCAGCTTGCAGAGGGGTCGCAGTGGGTGAATACTGGTTCGCGTGGGTATATGCCAAGCCAACAGTTTGGTTATGGTTTTCAATTCCCACGGTGCAATAGTTCGTGGTGATGCCGGGATTATCAACGGTGTGATATTGAATAACGATGTCGCCATCACGGTCTTCCTGGGGATAGAGAATGATTTGGAATTTTTCCAGGGAGGCGTTTTCCATGAGGTCGATATTATATTGATTGTAGGCATCATTCCATTGCACAATATAGCGATTGTTCGCGATGTCGTGCCAGCGGACGAGGCGGATGTTGTTGAAAATTCCAGCGCCTTGGTCATCAATCCCGGTTTTCATGCCCTTGAGGTCGTCCCAATAGCCTGCAATCATGGCGTTTGGCCCCAGCGCGGCGGGAATGTAATGGTTATAAAAATCCACCATATCCGTCGGCAGAAGTGAGATCCAGCCATTTGAACACATGGTTACATGGTGGTAATCGCGGCCGTAAAACCGGAAGCTGAAAGGTAAATCCACTGTGAGAGAGCCATCATCCATCACCTCCCAAACTGTTCCCTGGCCACCCAGAGCGGGATCGGTTTCAATCCACTCATAAACCGGAACTTGGTCGAAATCGGTATCGAAGCTGTCGTAGGCAAAATATCCATATTCATCCGGCCCGGTGGGAGAGGTGGTTTGAGGCGTTCCGGCGGTGAGGCTGTAGAAAACCGTATTTTCATAATCGCCGCTGGAAAGCAACAATTTCATGGGGAGGTTGCGCCCGTTCCAAACCAATTGGCCGATAGTTATGTGGGTGTTGAAGGATATGATTTGACCAGGGGCAACGGTTCCAAGCTGGATAATTTCATCTTGAAAAACCGCGGCTTCGGTGAGGGAAACGCAGCGAACCGTGGCGGCGTTGATGGTGCTCACGCCTCTGTTTATCAGCTCGAAATGAACTTCGGAAGTTGCTCCATTTTTGAAGTAGCCGCTGTGGCTGATGATGCTGAATTCGGCGCCGCCACCATACATCTGAAATTGTTGTACGGGTTGCTGGGGAATCTGGAGGCTGAAGGTGATGTTGCGGCGGGGAATGATGTTTTCGTGTCCTTGAATGCTAAACTGGATGTTTTGACTGGCGCCCGGGGCAAGGTTGAAGGGGCTGTGACTATAGCTCACGTCGGCAAATTCCGCGGCGTCGATTTCAAGCTGGTCAATTTGCAGAGCTGTGTCGGAAAAGTTTTTCAAAGTGATTTCAGCGTTAAAGGTTTCACCCGGTGAAAGAAACTGTTGGGCAGCGTTGTTTTCCACGATGCCGACACCAACCTCGGTGGAAACATTGAGAGTGAGAATTCTGGGAACGCGATTTTCCTGGCTGACTGTAAGGGTGATATCACTGGTATCGCCAGGGGTGATGGGCAAAATGGCAAAACCATCCTTCACCTGGGCGTGGGTGAATTCAAGTCCATCGCGGGTTCCGGTCACCATGGCGCCCTTGTTTCCGGGAATATCCACACGGACGTGAGAGGCGCTGAGCGGGATTTGAGTTCCTCCTTCCACAATGTCTTGAGGGAATTCCTGAGGAACCAACACCCACATATTGAGGCTGGGATCTGCCAAAAGATTGTAAACGTGGAAATAGAAGGAGACGTATTGTTCCGGGGCAAGTTCGTTTGGAAAGTTTTTATACAGTTCCACTTTTCCCATCAGCACGCTGGAGCCAAAGCCTCGCACGCCATAATCGAAAATACTTCGGAAAGCCCCGCTGCCGATGGAATTGTTATATCTGGTTTTTGTATGGAGGTCGGAAGGTCCCACGAAGGCCACACATCCGTTGGGCTGAGCCATGCTTCCCATCCGCATCCATTTTTCGCCAAAACAGGGGTTCACGGAGTTGGCAAAATCTCCCGTGTTGCAAACGATGGAAAAGACCACCGGCATTCTGGGTCCGTTGTAGGTGGCGTCCAAGTCGGGATTATGGAAAGAAGGGAAGTGCCAACCGTTGGCGTCGCCCCAACCGCGATAGCTGACGAACTGCACACCCTGGTTGATGGAACCTATGATATCAGAGGTGCCGGGGTAGGTGGGAGGATAGAAAACCGTGTCCACAACGGTGTAGCCGATTCCCAACATTTTTTCTCTGAGCCAGCGGGACATATGAACCGGAGTGGTTGGGCGCAATCCTCCTTCAGCATAGTTTCCAGCCACTGCCAAGCCGCGCTTCATCCAGGACGTGTTTCCCATAAATGGTGTTTTTTCGTAAAGAACGGTTTTGTTTGCCATGGAGATGAATTCCGAAATTTCGTTGAATGAAAAACGTCCCACCAGCATTTCTGGAAAATAGTCGTCACCTTCCAAAAGCGTGTATTGGTGGTCATCCGCGTCATTTTCATTGTATTCCGGAGAGGGGAAAAAGGCGGTGGGAATGGTGTAGGGTCCCTGCCCGGTGGCGTCACCCAAAAGCAGGAGATAATCGCAGCGATGCTCTTCATAGTGGTTTCTGATGAAGTTGCGATAGTCGGTGAGAGTGGTTCCAATTTCACTTTGATATGCCACAAACACATCAAAACCAAGCTGGCGCTTCCATTGAATGAAATCCTTTTGGTAGTTGGCAAGGTTTGTGTGACTGAGAATGAGCATCTTGGGACGCGACACGGGTAGGTCGCGGAGGTAGGAACTCGTGTAGTTATCCGCCAATTCTCGATAGGCATCCACGAAAGCGGGGGAAACGCTGGTGGGAAGCTGGATTGGCTGGTTTCCGTTGAGGCTGAATTCAGCGCTGGAAAGGGTTCGGATGTTCTCACCTTCTTCAAATTGTGTTTGAATCAAAACGGTGAATCCGCGCATTTCCCTGAAGGTGAATTTGTTTCCGATGGACAAGGCATCGATGTTTCTGTTTTGCTCCGTGTAAAGAAGCCTTCCCTGACGGTCAAACACGTTCCACTCAAGAGCGTGGACCTGCAATTCCGCATCCTGGAAAGGCAGGGCATAGGTTTTGGAAACAAAGATGGTTTGCGGATATTCAGAATCGGAAGTATCAGCATCCCGCAAAGGTTCAAGACGCAGATTGTGGAGCCGCGCCTCGACGCCGGAGGCGGTGGTTAAACAAAAATCCGCCGCCACTGCGCCCAGCAGGCTCAGGGACAGCGCTATAATAATCAATAAAGTGGTTCGCATTTACGTTCTCCCATATTTCTGCCCAAGTATATGCAAAAAATATTCCCAAGCGGCGGAGCTTTTGATTTAACATGGTTTTTGGAAAAAATCTTGCAAGCTCAAACGCTTTCGATTTGAAACAAGGATATAGGATGAAAATCAAAAACAAGTATATAGTTTTATGTGTGTTGGCTATCACCTCTCTCTTTTTTGGGGGCTGTGGCAGAAACATTCCGCTCACTCCGCCGCTGGAGCAAAACGTTCTGCGGTTTGGAACCGATGCCAGCTTCGACGTGGTCACCTGGAACCTTCAGACTTTTCCACTCAGCCAGGCCAGCATGGAAACCATCGCTCAAATCATACCCCAGTTGGAAGTGGATGTGATTGCCCTTCAGGAGATTATGGATTATAATGCCTTTCACGAGCTGGTGGGGATGATTCCCCATTACGAGGGCTATATTTATAATGCCACAAACAGCTATCGCCTTGCATATCTATATGATACGCGCACGGTGGAGGTTCAAAACGCCTATACAATCTACACCGGGCAAACCCATCCTTTTCCCAGGGCGCCCTACGTTTTGGAATGCAGTTTCAAGGGAACCCCCGTCATTTTGATAAACAACCATTTGAAGGCGTTCGGAGATAACTACATCGATGAAGACGACCCCTGGGACGAGGAATATCGCCGCCGACTGGCTTGTCAGCTTCTCGACCAGTATATTGTGGAACATTTTCCAAACGACAGGGTGATGGTTTTGGGAGATATGAACGACCAAATCGCCGAGCCGCGTGAATACAACGTTTTTCTGTCTTTTCTGGATAAACCGGATGAATATCGATTCGCGGACATGGATATCGCGCTGAAACCAACCTACAACAACGTTTCCTACCCCACTTACCTTTCACACATCGACCATATTTTGATTACCAACGAGCTTTTTGAAGCCTTTGAAGCCCCGGATGCTGTTTGCCGGGTCATCCGGGTGGATGAATACATGGGAACCTGGCAAAACTATGCCAATAAAGTTTCGGACCACAGACCGCTGGGAGTGAGGCTCTACTTGGATTACGGGAGGAAGTGAGCCGGGGTCACCCCTTTTGCAGCTCCGCTATTTTGTCCCTCAATTCGGCGGCTCGTTCAAAATTCAGCTTGGAAGCGGCTCGTTTCATTTCCTTTTTTAAAAGCCCAATCATCTTGTCCTTGTTGTCCAGATCCAGATATTGGTAGAAATCTTCCTTTGAGGGCTTGAGGTCTTTTTCCTCTTCTTCCTCGCCGATGGAGGCATAGCCTTCCGCGATGGCTGTTGATTGCATGATTTGATCGATGGTTTTGCTGATTGTGCGCGGAGTGATGCCGTGTTCCTCGTTGTATTTCAATTGCTTGGCGCGACGACGGTTGGTAACATCGAGGGTTTGTTGAATGGCGTCCGTGATTTCATCCGCATAGAAAACCACCTTGCCATCGATGTTTCTCGCTGCGCGTCCGGAAATCTGGATGAGGGAGCGGGTCGAACGCAGAAAGCCGGTTTTGTCCGCGTCCAAAATTGCCACCAGCGACACTTCTGGCAAATCCAAACCCTCACGGAGCAAGTTTACGCCCACAATCACATCATATTCCCCTAAACGCAGACTGCGTATAACTTGGGCGCGCTCAATGGAATCAATCTCACTGTGCAGATAGCGGGCTTTGATACCGGCGTTTTGCAGGTAGATGCTGAGGTCTTCACTCATGCGTTTGGTGAGGGTCATCACCAGCACCTTATGGTTTTTTGCCACTCGTTCCCGAATCTGGATAATGAGGTCGTCCACCTGATTATGGATGGGTTTGATTTCGATTTCGGGGTCCAACAGTCCGGTGGGGCGGATAACCTGTTCCACGATTTCTCCTTGGGTCAGCTCCAGTTCATAATCTGCCGGGGTGGCGGAGACGAAAACCACCGTACGCAGATATTTTTCAAACTCATCAAAGCGCAGCGGACGGTTGTCAAAAGCCGAAGGCAGCCGGAAGCCGTAATCCACCAGGTTCTTTTTGCGGGTGTAATCGCCGCCATACATGCCGTGCACCTGGGGAATGGTGGCGTGGGATTCATCGATTACGAAGATAAAATCCTCTGGAAAATAGTCCAAAAGACAGTTCGGCGGCTCTCCCGGTTTGGCGCCGGTGAGGTGACGCGTATAGTTTTCAATGCCGGAACAATAGCCCAATTCCGCCAACATTTCCAGGTCAAATCTGGTTCGGGATTGCAGTCGGTCGGCTTCAACGTAGCGCTGGTTTGCCAGATACCAAGCCACGCGCTCGTTCATTTCATCCTCGATGGAAACCAGTGCTTTTTGCAGTTTTTCCTCTCCCATCAAAAAGTGGATGGCTGGGTAAACCGGATATTCGGAAACCTCCCCCAGGCTTTGATATGAGATGGGATGCAGTTTTTCCAAACGGCTGATCTCATCGCCGAAAAACTCCACTCTCAGGCAGTGTTCCAGATACGCGGGATAGATGTCCACGATGTCGCCTCTCACCCTGAAGGCGCCGCGCTCAAAAGCTATGTCGTTGCGGCTGTAATGGGCTGCCACCAGCTTTTTGAGCAATTCATCTCTATCCATCTTCATTCCCGTTTCCAGGCGGATGAGCGCTTCGCGATATTCCTCCGGTACGCCCAGACCGTAGATGCAGGAAACGGAAGCCACGATGATAACGTCCCGGCGTTCCATCAGGCTCATGGTGGCTCTCAAGCGCAGTTTTTCGATTTGTTCGTTGATGTCGGAATCTTTTTCAATATAGATGTCTTTACCGGGGATGTAGGCCTCCGGCTGATAATAATCGTAATAGCTGATGAAATATTCCACCGCGTTTTCCGGGAAAAGTTGCCTCAATTCCCCGTAAAGCTGAGCCGCGAGCGTTTTATTGTGGGAAAGCACCAGGGTTGGTCGGTCGAAGCGGGAGATGAGATTCGCGATGGTGAAGGTTTTTCCGCTTCCCGTCACACCCAAGAGCACTTGATGCTGTTTTCCGGCGCGGATTCCTTCCTCCAGAGCGATGATTGCTTCTGGCTGGTCACCGCTGGGGCTGTAATCGGTTTTGAGCTTAAATATTCCCATGTATTCCTTTTTTGTTTTTGAGCCCCCAACATCAATCCAAACAAAGCCTTGTGCTTTTGGCGTGGGCAAGTTGGCGGGGACCTTTGCAGTTTTTGCTTGACTTTTAGCATTTATTAAAAAAGCGTGAATCCAGATTACAGAGACCCCCTTTTTTGTCGAGAAAATTAAGCACTGGAGAGATAAAATGGCCAACTTCGATGAGTTCCAAATCAATTATGAGAACCTGTTAAAACTTGGATACGCGGTGATTGACATCCGCCACAAAGATTATGACACCCTTGGCGACAGCCACAAGCTGGTGATTGCGCGTGTGGACACCGACCGCGATGAATACTATCAGGATATGCTCAAACAGTACACCGCCATGGAGTTCAAGCCCGGCGAAATTTACGAAATCTGGACGGAAATCCTGATGCACAAAGTGAAGATGAGCAGGGTGTTAAACCGCGACATCGCGATTAAAGTTGCCGCCCTGGATTATATCGAGACTGTTTATCCCATCCGATGAACCGGCAGACTCTGCTGCTGATCAAGCCCAACGCGATTGAACATCATCATGTGGGGCACATCATCTCCATTTTGGAGGAAGCCGGTTTCCACATCCTGAGGGTGAGAGACCTGCGATTCACGCCTGAAACAGCGGGCGAATTCTATGCCATGCACCGTGGTAAGGATTTTTATGAACGCCTGGTGGATTTCATGGTTTCCGGACCCAATCTAG from Candidatus Cloacimonadota bacterium includes these protein-coding regions:
- a CDS encoding DUF2752 domain-containing protein, whose product is MRTVTRWLRKTKLSRAIFSIIWITGLTLFLALTPLASLEQGRSLCLIKNISGHNCPGCGITRAIAAILKGKFTVAFSYNPLIIVVFPLLAWVI
- a CDS encoding TM2 domain-containing protein, producing the protein MHCTNCGKEVDPKAVICPSCGVQINQNAPIVEGEGKDWLTALLLCLFIGPLGIHRFYTGHTVIGIIQILTVGGCGIWTLIDLIQIITGSFRDANGNPLVKKN
- a CDS encoding NifU family protein, whose product is MIDKTKLEEVLDKVRPAIQADGGDVELVNIREDNVVEVRLTGACRGCPMATLTLKAGIERIVKEEIPEVKEVVSVK
- a CDS encoding T9SS type A sorting domain-containing protein, producing MRTTLLIIIALSLSLLGAVAADFCLTTASGVEARLHNLRLEPLRDADTSDSEYPQTIFVSKTYALPFQDAELQVHALEWNVFDRQGRLLYTEQNRNIDALSIGNKFTFREMRGFTVLIQTQFEEGENIRTLSSAEFSLNGNQPIQLPTSVSPAFVDAYRELADNYTSSYLRDLPVSRPKMLILSHTNLANYQKDFIQWKRQLGFDVFVAYQSEIGTTLTDYRNFIRNHYEEHRCDYLLLLGDATGQGPYTIPTAFFPSPEYNENDADDHQYTLLEGDDYFPEMLVGRFSFNEISEFISMANKTVLYEKTPFMGNTSWMKRGLAVAGNYAEGGLRPTTPVHMSRWLREKMLGIGYTVVDTVFYPPTYPGTSDIIGSINQGVQFVSYRGWGDANGWHFPSFHNPDLDATYNGPRMPVVFSIVCNTGDFANSVNPCFGEKWMRMGSMAQPNGCVAFVGPSDLHTKTRYNNSIGSGAFRSIFDYGVRGFGSSVLMGKVELYKNFPNELAPEQYVSFYFHVYNLLADPSLNMWVLVPQEFPQDIVEGGTQIPLSASHVRVDIPGNKGAMVTGTRDGLEFTHAQVKDGFAILPITPGDTSDITLTVSQENRVPRILTLNVSTEVGVGIVENNAAQQFLSPGETFNAEITLKNFSDTALQIDQLEIDAAEFADVSYSHSPFNLAPGASQNIQFSIQGHENIIPRRNITFSLQIPQQPVQQFQMYGGGAEFSIISHSGYFKNGATSEVHFELINRGVSTINAATVRCVSLTEAAVFQDEIIQLGTVAPGQIISFNTHITIGQLVWNGRNLPMKLLLSSGDYENTVFYSLTAGTPQTTSPTGPDEYGYFAYDSFDTDFDQVPVYEWIETDPALGGQGTVWEVMDDGSLTVDLPFSFRFYGRDYHHVTMCSNGWISLLPTDMVDFYNHYIPAALGPNAMIAGYWDDLKGMKTGIDDQGAGIFNNIRLVRWHDIANNRYIVQWNDAYNQYNIDLMENASLEKFQIILYPQEDRDGDIVIQYHTVDNPGITTNYCTVGIENHNQTVGLAYTHANQYSPTATPLQAGLAIKFTTNPPDPYLSGNDPALPPLFQLQQNFPNPFNPSTTLAFSIPASSHAELAIYNSRGQLVKTLWNDSLNAGNHSLVWDGRDDTGHPVASGIYLYKLNAGGQSQTRRMLLLK
- the uvrB gene encoding excinuclease ABC subunit UvrB encodes the protein MGIFKLKTDYSPSGDQPEAIIALEEGIRAGKQHQVLLGVTGSGKTFTIANLISRFDRPTLVLSHNKTLAAQLYGELRQLFPENAVEYFISYYDYYQPEAYIPGKDIYIEKDSDINEQIEKLRLRATMSLMERRDVIIVASVSCIYGLGVPEEYREALIRLETGMKMDRDELLKKLVAAHYSRNDIAFERGAFRVRGDIVDIYPAYLEHCLRVEFFGDEISRLEKLHPISYQSLGEVSEYPVYPAIHFLMGEEKLQKALVSIEDEMNERVAWYLANQRYVEADRLQSRTRFDLEMLAELGYCSGIENYTRHLTGAKPGEPPNCLLDYFPEDFIFVIDESHATIPQVHGMYGGDYTRKKNLVDYGFRLPSAFDNRPLRFDEFEKYLRTVVFVSATPADYELELTQGEIVEQVIRPTGLLDPEIEIKPIHNQVDDLIIQIRERVAKNHKVLVMTLTKRMSEDLSIYLQNAGIKARYLHSEIDSIERAQVIRSLRLGEYDVIVGVNLLREGLDLPEVSLVAILDADKTGFLRSTRSLIQISGRAARNIDGKVVFYADEITDAIQQTLDVTNRRRAKQLKYNEEHGITPRTISKTIDQIMQSTAIAEGYASIGEEEEEKDLKPSKEDFYQYLDLDNKDKMIGLLKKEMKRAASKLNFERAAELRDKIAELQKG
- a CDS encoding nucleoside-diphosphate kinase — translated: MNRQTLLLIKPNAIEHHHVGHIISILEEAGFHILRVRDLRFTPETAGEFYAMHRGKDFYERLVDFMVSGPNLALLVEKENAVEELRKLVGSANPDEREPGTIRHLYAEGITQNAVHASDTVENAQREIELVFGGDTA